A genomic stretch from Clavelina lepadiformis chromosome 5, kaClaLepa1.1, whole genome shotgun sequence includes:
- the LOC143460824 gene encoding contactin-associated protein-like 5: MNGTKTIVEHDSMAEIEASKCRGARCYKRVIRYNVDLKQIAALIQVSQSCRQFIKYRCGGSVLLYGSATDYGSWVSRNGTRMKYWGGAASRRDNYCACGETGTCVESDQLCNCDKNNLPETSDEGYITDPDALPVTQLQFGDTDGSGEYGFHTLGALECTGRRRE; the protein is encoded by the exons ATGAATGGAACAA AAACCATTGTTGAACATGACTCAATGGCTGAGATTGAAGCAAGCAAATGCCGAGGTGCGCGGTGTTATAAACGTGTAATTCGTTACAATGTCGACTTGAAGCAGATAGCAGCTTTGATAcaagtttcccagagttgtCGCCAGTTTATTAAG TACCGTTGTGGAGGAAGCGTACTTCTGTATGGAAGTGCGACCGACTACGGCTCCTGGGTTTCACGAAACGGAACTCGGATGAAATATTGGGGTGGTGCCGCATCACGCCGGGATAACTACTGCGCTTGCGGCGAAACTG GTACGTGCGTTGAATCAGACCAACTGTGCAACTGCGACAAGAACAACCTGCCTGAAACGTCAGACGAGGGCTACATCACAGATCCTGACGCTCTTCCAGTAACGCAATTGCAATTTGGGGACACAGATGGCAGCGGGGAATACGGTTTTCATACCTTGGGCGCTCTTGAATGCACAGGGCGACGAAGAGAGTGA
- the LOC143460818 gene encoding hamartin-like isoform X3 yields the protein MANTSASLAVGSGGHLDMAEIFQLLESSDLSVLDETVALVRDNLGSITEPWLLNGLVDYYIQSGNLLARNLLCMVRQQQYKALMNKIDDYLQKVATRLKALSLLGYIVRSEPIWAHHIISTKTFQSVIKCLQVDTDLPTITSALYVTVTLLPKVASQVPSFLNGLCAIYVRLVAWHTIKPVGADGINLLHLHAAVYALFLCLYGMYPCFFTKYLQQHFQVASTSNKASNLTEKEKETVFENSVKPMLDQVRLHPRLICDSSDVELSSEKWRKLESQDIIADISKVTLDATENSGLLQTTENTETEEPVSFRPCGKKNLMNLKCKIARADSDNMSSGQSLASPLTGQEFIWSPSVAIGLSTPPQSRGISPTPYSNQLDSSQLTARFQALQVATDLSSVDAESSNRPFSLNMTSNDGFVPNSLSQQSPPLRDSDNKRNHRSGGRVEEFSPTVSGGPALIFDEPLSNPNKNVETLELTKFPKMVEIVSGTGNPEQDACDKESHQNPLPLTTQLLSSGQNIDDAFVHITCAPGQDPIREFTPGLQPSEDYQTTINKPTETSEFIPEGSTSAQKLLNLSSGDRYIEKSPNELLDLHIQLIVEAYTRCRDKVPISGNKDPEWQQGTDGPTGHSSSAEMMYLRSEVLQMHCAMLYERHRREQHALRARKLMRKVYDTTALEEKNKILVFQLQEKIDEMEDRRITEKEFREKVKQQIEAHGVEMEILRAELKEIKSKNEDLEKDKMKLEQEKKSLGDECGSLKDEVAKLGSKLFALEQQLKKNNFESDKAGKLELELTELQTHLFESRIANGLLEDELKQVKGNSKARAMEAKLLSEAYERDLEALKTTSLRDKTLLEVVTAKADQLESELQRKDLLLAEQKKYLENVKSLARGQIQAMEAKYSAQKHISQRLEIQVLELFNKLSLIEGEMAVRERTHLSSGPRSIQPVSALQSHGQHQHILGSSPQLSPPIRDSPLADSGLWSRQNNG from the exons ATGGCAAACACATCAGCCAGCCTTGCGGTTGGTAGTGGTGGTCATCTTGATATGGCTGAAATTTTTCAACTTCTGGAATCCTCTGATTTAAGTGTTTTGGATGAAACCGTTGCTCTTGTGCGGGACAATCTGGGATCAATAACAGAACCATGGCTGTTAAATGGACTTGTAGATTATTACATCCAGTCAGGAAACTTGCTTGCTAGAAATCTTCTTTGTATGGTCAGGCAGCAGCAGTATAAG GCTTTAATGAACAAAATAGATGACTATCTACAAAAAGTTGCAACAAGACTAAAGGCTTTAAGCCTTCTGGGATATATTGTCCGAAGTGAGCCGATTTGGGCACACCATATAATTTCTACAAAGACATTTCAAAGTGTAATTAAATGTTTGCAG GTTGACACAGATCTTCCAACAATCACGTCAGCTTTGTACGTAACTGTCACCCTTCTTCCCAAAGTTGCCAGCCAAGTGCCCAGCTTCTTGAATGGTCTATGTGCGATATATGTGCGTCTGGTAGCGTGGCACACAATTAAGCCAG TTGGAGCAGACGGCATAAACTTGTTGCATCTGCATGCTGCTGTTTATGCATTATTTCTTTGCCTGTATGGAATGTATCCTTGCTTTTTTACGAAATacttacaacaacattttcaaGTTGCTTCAACTTCAAACAAAG CATCTAATCTGACAGAAAAGGAGAAGGAGACGGTATTTGAAAATAGCGTCAAACCTATGCTGGACCAAGTCCGACTTCATCCAAGACTTATTTGCGATTCATCTGATGTTGAACTTTCCAGTGAAAA ATGGAGAAAATTGGAAAGTCAGGATATAATTGCTGATATAAGCAAAGTCACACTGGATGCAACTGAGAATTCTG GTTTGCTACAAACAACAGAGAATACAGAAACTGAAGAACCTGTCAGTTTCCGACCTTGTGGAAAGAAAAATCTGATGAActtgaaatgcaaaattgcCCGTGCAGATAGTGATAATA TGTCGTCAGGACAATCATTGGCGTCACCACTGACTGGACAAGAATTTATTTGGAGCCCATCAGTAGCGATTGGTTTGTCAACTCCACCTCAATCAAGGGGAATATCTCCGACACCATACTCTAATCAGCTAGATTCTAGCCAATTAACTGCTAGATTTCAGGCTTTGCAG GTGGCTACCGACCTTTCATCAGTAGATGCAGAATCATCAAATCGTCCCTTTAGTTTAAATATGACCTCTAACGATGGATTTGTACCCAACAG CTTATCCCAACAGTCACCACCACTAAGAGACTCTGATAATAAAAGAAATCATAGATCTGGTGGAAGGGTTGAG gaATTTAGTCCAACCGTTAGTGGGGGACCTGCACTTATTTTTGATGAGCCGCTTTCCAAtccaaacaaaaatgttgaaactTTGGAGCTTACCAAGTTTCCAAAAATGGTGGAAATTGTTTCTGGAA CTGGTAATCCTGAACAGGACGCTTGTGATAAG GAAAGCCATCAAAATCCTTTACCACTTACTACCCAACTTCTATCCTCGGGACAGAATATTGATGATGCTTTTGTGCACATAACATGTG CTCCCGGACAAGACCCAATTAGAGAATTTACTCCCGGATTGCAACCATCTGAAGATTATCAAACTACCATCAACAAACCAACAGAGACCTCAG AATTTATTCCGGAGGGCTCAACTTCTGCCCAAAAGCTTCTCAATTTGTCGAGTGGCGACAGATACATCGAGAAGTCACCAAATGAGCTTCTTGACTTGCACATTCAGTTAATTGTTGAAGCTTACACCAGATGCAGGGACAA GGTTCCAATTTCTGGTAACAAAGATCCTGAATGGCAGCAAGGGACAGATGGTCCAACTGGTCACTCATCATCTGCAGAGATGATGTACTTGCGCTCTGAGGTTCTACAAATGCACTGTGCCATGCTTTACGAGAGGCACAGAAGAGAACAACATGCACTTAGAGCACGCAAGCTCATGAGGAAGGTTTATGATACGACTGCGCTAGAGGAAAAGAATAAGATATTG gTGTTTCAGCTTCAGGAAAAGATTGATGAAATGGAAGACAGGCGAATTACAGAGAAAGAATTTCGCGAAAAA GTCAAACAGCAAATTGAAGCTCACGGTGTCGAAATGGAAATCCTTCGAGCCGAACTGAaggaaataaaatcaaaaaatgaagatttggaaaaagataaaatgaaacttgAGCAAG aaaagAAGTCACTGGGAGACGAGTGTGGTTCACTCAAGGATGAAGTGGCCAAGCTTGGTTCAAAGTTGTTCGCTTTGGAACAGCAACTTAAAAAGAATAACTTTGAAAGTGACAAGGCTGGCAAACTAGAACTAGAG TTGACCGAGTTGCAAACACATTTGTTTGAGAGCCGAATCGCGAATGGTTTGCTTGAAGATGAACTGAAACAAGTGaaaggaaattcaaaagctcGAGCAATGGAGGCCAAGCTCCTTTCAGAGGCGTATGAAAGGGACCTTGAAGCTCTGAAGACCACGTCACT gcGGGACAAAACACTGCTTGAAGTTGTTACGGCGAAGGCCGATCAGCTGGAATCGGAACTTCAGCGAAAGGACTTATTGCTTGCTGAACAGAAGAAATATTTGGAGAACGTCAAGTCATTAGCTCG aGGCCAAATTCAAGCAATGGAGGCGAAATACTCGGCTCAGAAACACATCAGCCAAAGGTTGGAGATTCAAGTCCTCgaactttttaacaaattatCACTGATAGAAGGCGAAATGGCTGTCCGCGAAAGAACGCATCTATCATCGGGACCGAGATCTATACAg CCTGTGTCAGCATTGCAGAGTCACGGGCAGCATCAGCACATTTTGGGTTCGAGCCCCCAACTTAGTCCCCCTATTCGGGATAGTCCCCTTGCGGACAGCGGTCTCTGGTCAAGACAAAACAATGGCTAG
- the LOC143460818 gene encoding hamartin-like isoform X1: protein MANTSASLAVGSGGHLDMAEIFQLLESSDLSVLDETVALVRDNLGSITEPWLLNGLVDYYIQSGNLLARNLLCMVRQQQYKALMNKIDDYLQKVATRLKALSLLGYIVRSEPIWAHHIISTKTFQSVIKCLQVDTDLPTITSALYVTVTLLPKVASQVPSFLNGLCAIYVRLVAWHTIKPVGADGINLLHLHAAVYALFLCLYGMYPCFFTKYLQQHFQVASTSNKASNLTEKEKETVFENSVKPMLDQVRLHPRLICDSSDVELSSEKWRKLESQDIIADISKVTLDATENSGLLQTTENTETEEPVSFRPCGKKNLMNLKCKIARADSDNMSSGQSLASPLTGQEFIWSPSVAIGLSTPPQSRGISPTPYSNQLDSSQLTARFQALQVATDLSSVDAESSNRPFSLNMTSNDGFVPNRPHQTSSSTSTPLKHFAPLLFAANQSPSLSQQSPPLRDSDNKRNHRSGGRVEEFSPTVSGGPALIFDEPLSNPNKNVETLELTKFPKMVEIVSGTGNPEQDACDKESHQNPLPLTTQLLSSGQNIDDAFVHITCAPGQDPIREFTPGLQPSEDYQTTINKPTETSEFIPEGSTSAQKLLNLSSGDRYIEKSPNELLDLHIQLIVEAYTRCRDKVPISGNKDPEWQQGTDGPTGHSSSAEMMYLRSEVLQMHCAMLYERHRREQHALRARKLMRKVYDTTALEEKNKILVFQLQEKIDEMEDRRITEKEFREKVKQQIEAHGVEMEILRAELKEIKSKNEDLEKDKMKLEQEKKSLGDECGSLKDEVAKLGSKLFALEQQLKKNNFESDKAGKLELELTELQTHLFESRIANGLLEDELKQVKGNSKARAMEAKLLSEAYERDLEALKTTSLRDKTLLEVVTAKADQLESELQRKDLLLAEQKKYLENVKSLARGQIQAMEAKYSAQKHISQRLEIQVLELFNKLSLIEGEMAVRERTHLSSGPRSIQPVSALQSHGQHQHILGSSPQLSPPIRDSPLADSGLWSRQNNG from the exons ATGGCAAACACATCAGCCAGCCTTGCGGTTGGTAGTGGTGGTCATCTTGATATGGCTGAAATTTTTCAACTTCTGGAATCCTCTGATTTAAGTGTTTTGGATGAAACCGTTGCTCTTGTGCGGGACAATCTGGGATCAATAACAGAACCATGGCTGTTAAATGGACTTGTAGATTATTACATCCAGTCAGGAAACTTGCTTGCTAGAAATCTTCTTTGTATGGTCAGGCAGCAGCAGTATAAG GCTTTAATGAACAAAATAGATGACTATCTACAAAAAGTTGCAACAAGACTAAAGGCTTTAAGCCTTCTGGGATATATTGTCCGAAGTGAGCCGATTTGGGCACACCATATAATTTCTACAAAGACATTTCAAAGTGTAATTAAATGTTTGCAG GTTGACACAGATCTTCCAACAATCACGTCAGCTTTGTACGTAACTGTCACCCTTCTTCCCAAAGTTGCCAGCCAAGTGCCCAGCTTCTTGAATGGTCTATGTGCGATATATGTGCGTCTGGTAGCGTGGCACACAATTAAGCCAG TTGGAGCAGACGGCATAAACTTGTTGCATCTGCATGCTGCTGTTTATGCATTATTTCTTTGCCTGTATGGAATGTATCCTTGCTTTTTTACGAAATacttacaacaacattttcaaGTTGCTTCAACTTCAAACAAAG CATCTAATCTGACAGAAAAGGAGAAGGAGACGGTATTTGAAAATAGCGTCAAACCTATGCTGGACCAAGTCCGACTTCATCCAAGACTTATTTGCGATTCATCTGATGTTGAACTTTCCAGTGAAAA ATGGAGAAAATTGGAAAGTCAGGATATAATTGCTGATATAAGCAAAGTCACACTGGATGCAACTGAGAATTCTG GTTTGCTACAAACAACAGAGAATACAGAAACTGAAGAACCTGTCAGTTTCCGACCTTGTGGAAAGAAAAATCTGATGAActtgaaatgcaaaattgcCCGTGCAGATAGTGATAATA TGTCGTCAGGACAATCATTGGCGTCACCACTGACTGGACAAGAATTTATTTGGAGCCCATCAGTAGCGATTGGTTTGTCAACTCCACCTCAATCAAGGGGAATATCTCCGACACCATACTCTAATCAGCTAGATTCTAGCCAATTAACTGCTAGATTTCAGGCTTTGCAG GTGGCTACCGACCTTTCATCAGTAGATGCAGAATCATCAAATCGTCCCTTTAGTTTAAATATGACCTCTAACGATGGATTTGTACCCAACAG ACCACACCAAACTTCTTCTTCAACATCAACTCCgcttaaacattttgctcctcTGCTTTTCGCTGCAAACCAATCACCCAG CTTATCCCAACAGTCACCACCACTAAGAGACTCTGATAATAAAAGAAATCATAGATCTGGTGGAAGGGTTGAG gaATTTAGTCCAACCGTTAGTGGGGGACCTGCACTTATTTTTGATGAGCCGCTTTCCAAtccaaacaaaaatgttgaaactTTGGAGCTTACCAAGTTTCCAAAAATGGTGGAAATTGTTTCTGGAA CTGGTAATCCTGAACAGGACGCTTGTGATAAG GAAAGCCATCAAAATCCTTTACCACTTACTACCCAACTTCTATCCTCGGGACAGAATATTGATGATGCTTTTGTGCACATAACATGTG CTCCCGGACAAGACCCAATTAGAGAATTTACTCCCGGATTGCAACCATCTGAAGATTATCAAACTACCATCAACAAACCAACAGAGACCTCAG AATTTATTCCGGAGGGCTCAACTTCTGCCCAAAAGCTTCTCAATTTGTCGAGTGGCGACAGATACATCGAGAAGTCACCAAATGAGCTTCTTGACTTGCACATTCAGTTAATTGTTGAAGCTTACACCAGATGCAGGGACAA GGTTCCAATTTCTGGTAACAAAGATCCTGAATGGCAGCAAGGGACAGATGGTCCAACTGGTCACTCATCATCTGCAGAGATGATGTACTTGCGCTCTGAGGTTCTACAAATGCACTGTGCCATGCTTTACGAGAGGCACAGAAGAGAACAACATGCACTTAGAGCACGCAAGCTCATGAGGAAGGTTTATGATACGACTGCGCTAGAGGAAAAGAATAAGATATTG gTGTTTCAGCTTCAGGAAAAGATTGATGAAATGGAAGACAGGCGAATTACAGAGAAAGAATTTCGCGAAAAA GTCAAACAGCAAATTGAAGCTCACGGTGTCGAAATGGAAATCCTTCGAGCCGAACTGAaggaaataaaatcaaaaaatgaagatttggaaaaagataaaatgaaacttgAGCAAG aaaagAAGTCACTGGGAGACGAGTGTGGTTCACTCAAGGATGAAGTGGCCAAGCTTGGTTCAAAGTTGTTCGCTTTGGAACAGCAACTTAAAAAGAATAACTTTGAAAGTGACAAGGCTGGCAAACTAGAACTAGAG TTGACCGAGTTGCAAACACATTTGTTTGAGAGCCGAATCGCGAATGGTTTGCTTGAAGATGAACTGAAACAAGTGaaaggaaattcaaaagctcGAGCAATGGAGGCCAAGCTCCTTTCAGAGGCGTATGAAAGGGACCTTGAAGCTCTGAAGACCACGTCACT gcGGGACAAAACACTGCTTGAAGTTGTTACGGCGAAGGCCGATCAGCTGGAATCGGAACTTCAGCGAAAGGACTTATTGCTTGCTGAACAGAAGAAATATTTGGAGAACGTCAAGTCATTAGCTCG aGGCCAAATTCAAGCAATGGAGGCGAAATACTCGGCTCAGAAACACATCAGCCAAAGGTTGGAGATTCAAGTCCTCgaactttttaacaaattatCACTGATAGAAGGCGAAATGGCTGTCCGCGAAAGAACGCATCTATCATCGGGACCGAGATCTATACAg CCTGTGTCAGCATTGCAGAGTCACGGGCAGCATCAGCACATTTTGGGTTCGAGCCCCCAACTTAGTCCCCCTATTCGGGATAGTCCCCTTGCGGACAGCGGTCTCTGGTCAAGACAAAACAATGGCTAG
- the LOC143460818 gene encoding hamartin-like isoform X2 — protein MANTSASLAVGSGGHLDMAEIFQLLESSDLSVLDETVALVRDNLGSITEPWLLNGLVDYYIQSGNLLARNLLCMVRQQQYKALMNKIDDYLQKVATRLKALSLLGYIVRSEPIWAHHIISTKTFQSVIKCLQVDTDLPTITSALYVTVTLLPKVASQVPSFLNGLCAIYVRLVAWHTIKPVGADGINLLHLHAAVYALFLCLYGMYPCFFTKYLQQHFQVASTSNKASNLTEKEKETVFENSVKPMLDQVRLHPRLICDSSDVELSSEKWRKLESQDIIADISKVTLDATENSGLLQTTENTETEEPVSFRPCGKKNLMNLKCKIARADSDNMSSGQSLASPLTGQEFIWSPSVAIGLSTPPQSRGISPTPYSNQLDSSQLTARFQALQVATDLSSVDAESSNRPFSLNMTSNDGFVPNRPHQTSSSTSTPLKHFAPLLFAANQSPSLSQQSPPLRDSDNKRNHRSGGRVEEFSPTVSGGPALIFDEPLSNPNKNVETLELTKFPKMVEIVSGTGNPEQDACDKESHQNPLPLTTQLLSSGQNIDDAFVHITCAPGQDPIREFTPGLQPSEDYQTTINKPTETSEFIPEGSTSAQKLLNLSSGDRYIEKSPNELLDLHIQLIVEAYTRCRDKVPISGNKDPEWQQGTDGPTGHSSSAEMMYLRSEVLQMHCAMLYERHRREQHALRARKLMRKVFQLQEKIDEMEDRRITEKEFREKVKQQIEAHGVEMEILRAELKEIKSKNEDLEKDKMKLEQEKKSLGDECGSLKDEVAKLGSKLFALEQQLKKNNFESDKAGKLELELTELQTHLFESRIANGLLEDELKQVKGNSKARAMEAKLLSEAYERDLEALKTTSLRDKTLLEVVTAKADQLESELQRKDLLLAEQKKYLENVKSLARGQIQAMEAKYSAQKHISQRLEIQVLELFNKLSLIEGEMAVRERTHLSSGPRSIQPVSALQSHGQHQHILGSSPQLSPPIRDSPLADSGLWSRQNNG, from the exons ATGGCAAACACATCAGCCAGCCTTGCGGTTGGTAGTGGTGGTCATCTTGATATGGCTGAAATTTTTCAACTTCTGGAATCCTCTGATTTAAGTGTTTTGGATGAAACCGTTGCTCTTGTGCGGGACAATCTGGGATCAATAACAGAACCATGGCTGTTAAATGGACTTGTAGATTATTACATCCAGTCAGGAAACTTGCTTGCTAGAAATCTTCTTTGTATGGTCAGGCAGCAGCAGTATAAG GCTTTAATGAACAAAATAGATGACTATCTACAAAAAGTTGCAACAAGACTAAAGGCTTTAAGCCTTCTGGGATATATTGTCCGAAGTGAGCCGATTTGGGCACACCATATAATTTCTACAAAGACATTTCAAAGTGTAATTAAATGTTTGCAG GTTGACACAGATCTTCCAACAATCACGTCAGCTTTGTACGTAACTGTCACCCTTCTTCCCAAAGTTGCCAGCCAAGTGCCCAGCTTCTTGAATGGTCTATGTGCGATATATGTGCGTCTGGTAGCGTGGCACACAATTAAGCCAG TTGGAGCAGACGGCATAAACTTGTTGCATCTGCATGCTGCTGTTTATGCATTATTTCTTTGCCTGTATGGAATGTATCCTTGCTTTTTTACGAAATacttacaacaacattttcaaGTTGCTTCAACTTCAAACAAAG CATCTAATCTGACAGAAAAGGAGAAGGAGACGGTATTTGAAAATAGCGTCAAACCTATGCTGGACCAAGTCCGACTTCATCCAAGACTTATTTGCGATTCATCTGATGTTGAACTTTCCAGTGAAAA ATGGAGAAAATTGGAAAGTCAGGATATAATTGCTGATATAAGCAAAGTCACACTGGATGCAACTGAGAATTCTG GTTTGCTACAAACAACAGAGAATACAGAAACTGAAGAACCTGTCAGTTTCCGACCTTGTGGAAAGAAAAATCTGATGAActtgaaatgcaaaattgcCCGTGCAGATAGTGATAATA TGTCGTCAGGACAATCATTGGCGTCACCACTGACTGGACAAGAATTTATTTGGAGCCCATCAGTAGCGATTGGTTTGTCAACTCCACCTCAATCAAGGGGAATATCTCCGACACCATACTCTAATCAGCTAGATTCTAGCCAATTAACTGCTAGATTTCAGGCTTTGCAG GTGGCTACCGACCTTTCATCAGTAGATGCAGAATCATCAAATCGTCCCTTTAGTTTAAATATGACCTCTAACGATGGATTTGTACCCAACAG ACCACACCAAACTTCTTCTTCAACATCAACTCCgcttaaacattttgctcctcTGCTTTTCGCTGCAAACCAATCACCCAG CTTATCCCAACAGTCACCACCACTAAGAGACTCTGATAATAAAAGAAATCATAGATCTGGTGGAAGGGTTGAG gaATTTAGTCCAACCGTTAGTGGGGGACCTGCACTTATTTTTGATGAGCCGCTTTCCAAtccaaacaaaaatgttgaaactTTGGAGCTTACCAAGTTTCCAAAAATGGTGGAAATTGTTTCTGGAA CTGGTAATCCTGAACAGGACGCTTGTGATAAG GAAAGCCATCAAAATCCTTTACCACTTACTACCCAACTTCTATCCTCGGGACAGAATATTGATGATGCTTTTGTGCACATAACATGTG CTCCCGGACAAGACCCAATTAGAGAATTTACTCCCGGATTGCAACCATCTGAAGATTATCAAACTACCATCAACAAACCAACAGAGACCTCAG AATTTATTCCGGAGGGCTCAACTTCTGCCCAAAAGCTTCTCAATTTGTCGAGTGGCGACAGATACATCGAGAAGTCACCAAATGAGCTTCTTGACTTGCACATTCAGTTAATTGTTGAAGCTTACACCAGATGCAGGGACAA GGTTCCAATTTCTGGTAACAAAGATCCTGAATGGCAGCAAGGGACAGATGGTCCAACTGGTCACTCATCATCTGCAGAGATGATGTACTTGCGCTCTGAGGTTCTACAAATGCACTGTGCCATGCTTTACGAGAGGCACAGAAGAGAACAACATGCACTTAGAGCACGCAAGCTCATGAGGAAG gTGTTTCAGCTTCAGGAAAAGATTGATGAAATGGAAGACAGGCGAATTACAGAGAAAGAATTTCGCGAAAAA GTCAAACAGCAAATTGAAGCTCACGGTGTCGAAATGGAAATCCTTCGAGCCGAACTGAaggaaataaaatcaaaaaatgaagatttggaaaaagataaaatgaaacttgAGCAAG aaaagAAGTCACTGGGAGACGAGTGTGGTTCACTCAAGGATGAAGTGGCCAAGCTTGGTTCAAAGTTGTTCGCTTTGGAACAGCAACTTAAAAAGAATAACTTTGAAAGTGACAAGGCTGGCAAACTAGAACTAGAG TTGACCGAGTTGCAAACACATTTGTTTGAGAGCCGAATCGCGAATGGTTTGCTTGAAGATGAACTGAAACAAGTGaaaggaaattcaaaagctcGAGCAATGGAGGCCAAGCTCCTTTCAGAGGCGTATGAAAGGGACCTTGAAGCTCTGAAGACCACGTCACT gcGGGACAAAACACTGCTTGAAGTTGTTACGGCGAAGGCCGATCAGCTGGAATCGGAACTTCAGCGAAAGGACTTATTGCTTGCTGAACAGAAGAAATATTTGGAGAACGTCAAGTCATTAGCTCG aGGCCAAATTCAAGCAATGGAGGCGAAATACTCGGCTCAGAAACACATCAGCCAAAGGTTGGAGATTCAAGTCCTCgaactttttaacaaattatCACTGATAGAAGGCGAAATGGCTGTCCGCGAAAGAACGCATCTATCATCGGGACCGAGATCTATACAg CCTGTGTCAGCATTGCAGAGTCACGGGCAGCATCAGCACATTTTGGGTTCGAGCCCCCAACTTAGTCCCCCTATTCGGGATAGTCCCCTTGCGGACAGCGGTCTCTGGTCAAGACAAAACAATGGCTAG